One genomic region from Colletes latitarsis isolate SP2378_abdomen chromosome 10, iyColLati1, whole genome shotgun sequence encodes:
- the Ask1 gene encoding apoptotic signal-regulating kinase 1 isoform X2 translates to MLSNCGDTTEMTGPLQSTIIEGISSTDSVGTHSDISGHTTICGRPKMDVACVLDVQQQEHLAQRRKALEEVRQACYLVNANIHHIQFEKLDFGETNVLDTFYNADVAVVDLSIQLQQSALFYHLGVRESFGMKENILLHNDVDTETTIRLKLSCGSYTFVSYRVVDCGSCVATNPATTRLTGEEVVDPKQHLTLKLKKLFQDVEVQSKAHMKEKFLADLRKARETYSGEELSKALNNMRKRLDDPNVLSGEVVLNVLISFREIQDYDAMVQLVDDLRTIPTHKNYINTPAIRYLYAFALNRRNKEGDRERALKVIEKALEKKENHVPDMLCLCGRIYKDKFVESRHTDEESLKNAIHWYRKGFEVQPNEYAGINLATLLVIAGNEFSKSEELQHIGMVLNNLIGKKGSLSSLKDYWDVATFFEISVLAEDYSKAIQAAECMFKLKPPNWYLKSTIGNITLIDRFRKKNEEAEVSPEEQIFSFWMDYFVEATKSEVGDSIRFPLLVLEPTKILMPSYVNVNLGAEEKSVQIWNLCLDNMKNNCKQVHDWLFTANMIRSVSLYKRDERCLFLYVHQNSDDFQMYFPSVQCRQRFYDLILEMTRDQEGMVADLDAYLTDDRMKFEYELDDQNKRIILGKGTYGVVYAARDLNTQVRIAVKEIRERNLGDVQPLHEEIKLHSQLRHRNIVQYLGSVSEDGYFKIFMEQVPGGSLSALLRSKWGPLKENESTIAYYTKQILEGLKYLHDQKIVHRDIKGDNVLVNTYSGVVKISDFGMSKRLAGLCPSTETFTGTLQYMAPEVIDKGQRGYGAPADIWSLGCTIVEMATGKPPFIELGSPQAAVFKVGYYKIHPEIPSELSERAKSFILRCFEPNPDIRATAAELLEDPFLNEKKKTNRLVAPPDFSRSISVPADRFERLGKSDKTNNNHIVSAAPIQTSQSDDSGGLTKSSPLRERSPAHLLSPISMPTATLSFNSAIGTTPSIETSESDTAGASMTRRSSSGGLLSPEVELGGQPGQKTGEEQEGFYLLKKDSQRRMTLTRVLTQDEAKICEVWMRGIHQAEGQTVLQMSHLVLLMRALRDYIAEQNHEVIGTAIRTLKEELDFDSTAINHLNLAIYLFQTAVNEVLRMHSIKPHWMFALDNLVRNAVQAAITVLSPELGANLLGQERVQTGGQGPEEGSTSGVSTVNSVKSQKTGDSVDNKYWKEYRDQMGDMKMENMRLLQELLESQKSYQILLQQALDEQRAQVNTLTRLCESISRRTMRQESGYNSSVSGNNQPVSVIVSDAQLDAASYTDQALIEWLQNLQIDNASMERFMYEQYTLEDILCYVTRDDIRKLNLRGGIELRIWQAILKHRQGNGD, encoded by the exons ATGCTTTCCAACTGTGGTGATACAACTGAAATGActg GTCCTCTGCAATCGACGATTATAGAGGGTATCTCTAGTACAGATAGTGTTGGTACACACAGTGACATTTCTGGGCATACTACAATCTGTGGAAGGCCCAAAATGGATGTGGCTTGTGTGTTGGATGTACAACAACAGGAACACTTAGCACAGAGAAGAAAAGCTTTGGAAGAAGTCAGACAAGCATGTTATCTAGTTAATGCCAATATACATCATATACAG TTTGAAAAGCTGGATTTTGGGGAAACAAATGTACTTGATACATTCTATAATGCAGATGTAGCTGTTGTGGACTTGAGCATTCAACTACAGCAGTCTGCATTGTTTTATCACCTTGGTGTTAGAGAAAGTTTTGGCATGAAAGAGAACATCCTGTTGCATAATGATGTAGACACTGAAACAACAATTAGGCTCAAA TTATCATGTGGCAGCTATACATTTGTTTCATACCGGGTGGTAGACTGTGGTTCATGCGTTGCTACAAATCCAGCTACTACCAGACTTACCGGGGAGGAAGTGGTAGATCCAAAACAACATCTTACACTGaagcttaaaaagttatttcaaGATGTTGAAGTACAATCTAA AGCACACATGAAAGAAAAGTTCCTAGCAGATTTGCGTAAAGCACGCGAAACGTATTCGGGCGAAGAACTTTCGAAAGCTTTGAACAATATGCGTAAACGTTTGGACGACCCGAACGTTTTGTCTGGAGAGGTTGTCTTAAACGTACTCATTTCCTTCCGTGAAATACAG GATTACGATGCAATGGTGCAGTTAGTCGATGATCTAAGAACAATACCGACTCacaaaaattacattaataCTCCGGCTATTCGGTACCTGTATGCATTTGCTTTAAATCGACGAAACAAGGAAGGCGATAGAGAAAGGGCATTAAAAGTTATAGAAAAAGCTttggaaaagaaagaaaatcatGTTCCTGATATGTTATGTTTGTGCGGGAGAATATATAAGGATAAATTTGTAGAAAGTAGACATACGGACGAAGAAAGTTTAAAGAACGCGATCCATTGGTATAGAAAAGGCTTCGAG GTTCAACCAAACGAATATGCCGGGATCAATCTCGCCACGTTGTTGGTTATAGCGGGAAACGAATTTTCAAAGAGCGAAGAATTGCAGCATATTGGCATGGTGTTGAATAATCTCATCGGCAAGAAGGGTAGCTTGTCGAGTTTAAAAGATTATTGGGATGTGGCTACGTTCTTCGAAATCAGTGTGCTGGCCGAGGATTATTCGAAAGCTATTCAAGCCGCCGAGTGCATGTTCAAATTGAAGCCGCCAAACTG GTACCTGAAATCGACAATAGGAAATATAACGCTGATAGATAGGTTTCGTAAAAAGAACGAAGAAGCTGAGGTTTCGCCAGAGGAGCAAATATTTAGTTTTTGGATGGACTACTTTGTCGAAGCCACGAAATCGGAAGTTGGAGATAGTATACGGTTTCCA CTCTTAGTGCTGGAGCCAACGAAGATCTTGATGCCGAGCTATGTAAACGTTAACCTCGGGGCAGAAGAGAAATCGGTACAAATATGGAATTTATGTTTAGACAATATGAAGAACAACTGCAAACAAGTCCACGATTGGTTATTCACCGCGAACATGATACGTAGCGTTAGCCTATACAAACGAGACGAGCGTTGCCTTTTTTTATACGTTCATCAGAATTCCGACGATTTCCAAATGTATTTTCCGTCCGTTCAATGCAGACAAAGATTTTACGATTTAATCTTGGAAATGACCAGGGACCAAGAAGGCATGGTTGCAGACTTGGATGCTTACTTGACCGACGACAGAATGAAG TTTGAGTATGAATTAGACGATCAGAATAAACGAATAATATTGGGAAAGGGTACATACGGAGTCGTGTACGCAGCTCGAGATCTAAATACTCAGGTTAGAATCGCGGTTAAAGAGATTCGGGAACGAAATTTAGGAGATGTtcaacctttgcacgaagaaattaaattacatagTCAACTAAGGCACAGAAATATCGTGCAATATCTTGGTTCAGTCAGCGAAGACGGATActtcaaaatatttatggagCAAGTTCCTGGAG GTAGTTTATCGGCTTTATTAAGATCCAAGTGGGGTCCCCTAAAAGAAAACGAATCTACGATTGCTTATTATACCAAACAAATTCTAGAAGGTCTCAAGTATCTCCATGATCAGAAAATCGTCCATCGAGATATTAAAG GCGATAATGTTCTAGTAAATACGTATAGTGGGGTAGTAAAGATATCAGATTTTGGCATGTCAAAACGTTTAGCTGGGTTATGTCCAAGTACGGAAACGTTTACTGGAACGTTACAGTACATGGCACCAGAAGTTATAGACAAAGGACAACGTGGATACGGGGCTCCC GCAGACATTTGGTCTCTGGGTTGCACGATAGTTGAAATGGCGACTGGTAAACCACCATTTATCGAGTTGGGATCGCCTCAAGCAGCAGTTTTTAAG GTTGGATATTACAAAATACACCCAGAAATTCCATCAGAACTATCTGAAAGGGCAAAGAGTTTCATATTGCGTTGTTTCGAACCAAACCCCGACATAAGAGCAACTGCGGCCGAGTTATTAGAAGATCCATTTTTAAACGA AAAAAAGAAAACCAATCGATTGGTAGCGCCACCAGATTTCAGTCGTAGCATTTCAGTACCTGCCGATAGATTCGAACGTTTAGGAAAATCCGACAAAACGAACAATAATCACATCGTTTCCGCTGCGCCCATTCAAACTTCGCAGTCGGACGATAG TGGAGGGTTGACAAAGTCAAGTCCACTAAGGGAGCGCAGTCCAGCACACCTACTGTCTCCTATCAGCATGCCCACTGCAACCCTTTCTTTTAACAG CGCAATAGGAACCACACCGTCTATAGAAACAAGCGAATCCGACACAGCTGGAGCGTCAATGACCCGAAGAAGTTCCTCGGGCGGATTGTTATCGCCGGAAGTTGAATTAGGAG GTCAACCAGGACAAAAAACTGGCGAAGAGCAAGAAGGTTTCTATTTACTGAAGAAAGACAGTCAAAGAAGAATGACGCTTACTAGAGTCCTTACGCAAGACGAGGCAAAAATCTGCGAAGTATGGATGAGGGGTATACATCAAGCAGAAGGCCAAACTGTTCTTCAAATG AGCCATTTAGTTTTGTTGATGCGTGCTCTGAGGGATTATATCGCGGAACAAAATCACGAAGTAATCGGGACTGCCATTCGAACGTTAAAAGAAGAGTTAGATTTTGATTCCACTGCCATCAATCATTTAAATCTAGCTATTTACCTTTTTCAAACTGCAGTGAACGAGGTTCTACGAATGCATAGCATAAAGCCACACTGGATGTTCGCACTGGACAACTTAGTCAGAAATGCAGTTCAAGCTGCCATCACTGTACTCTCTCCTG AACTCGGAGCCAATTTGCTGGGTCAAGAACGCGTCCAAACCGGCGGTCAAGGTCCAGAAGAAGGATCTACGTCCGGCGTATCGACCGTAAATTCCGTAAAATCTCAGAAAACCGGCGATTCCGTTGATAACAAGTATTGGAAAGAATACCGAGATCAAATGGGAGATATGAAAATGGAGAACATGAGATTGCTGCAAGAGTTACTTGAAAGTCAAAAGTCGTATCAGATTTTGTTGCAGCAAGCTCTCGATGAGCAACGAGCTCAGGTTAATACCTTGACGCGGCTATGCGAAAGCATTAGCAGAAGAACTATGAGGCAGGAATCAGG CTATAATTCTTCCGTGTCTGGAAACAATCAGCCGGTGTCTGTGATTGTTAGCGATGCACAGCTTGATGCAGCTTCGTATACGGATCAAGCCCTCATCGAGTGGTTACAAAATCTACAAATAGACAATGCCTCTATGGAAAGG TTTATGTACGAGCAGTACACATTGGAGGACATCTTGTGTTACGTTACTCGCGATGATATCCGCAAGCTTAATCTCAG AGGGGGAATTGAACTCAGGATATGGCAAGCTATATTAAAGCATCGACAAGGTAACGGCGATTAA